The genomic window TCCTGCCTGCATCCCGCACCCCAATCCTGAACCTGTATCCTACCTCCTGTACCCTCCCTCGGGCATCCCAGTCCTGCATCCTGTATCTCACATCCTGCATGCTGCATTCTACATCCCAATCCTTTGTCCCAGTCCTGTATTCCACATCCCAATTCTGCATTCTGTATCCCAATCCTGCATCCCACGTCATGCACTCTGCATCCCAcatcccagccctgcatccTGCATCCCAGTCCTCTATCTTGCACCCCAGtcctgcatccctgccctgcatcccgcaccccagccccacatccctcatcccagccctgcctcctgcaTCCCAGTCCTGCATCCTGTGTCCCAATCCTGCATCCCAGCtctgcatcccagccctgcctcctgcatccctgccctgcatcCCGCATCCCAGTCCTGCATCCCACATCCTGCATCCCgcatcctgcatcccagccctgcatcccGCATCCCAGTCCTGCATCCTGTGTCCCAGTCCTGCATCCCAGCtctgcatcccagccctgcatccTGCATCTCAATCCTGCATCCCGCATCCCAAtcctgcatcccagccctgcctcctgcatccctgccctgcatcCCGCATCCTGCATCCCGCATCCCAGTCCTGCATCCCGCATCCCAATCCTGCATCCCAAtcctgcatcccagccctgcatcccgcatcccagccctgcctcctgcatccctgccctgcatcCTGCATCCCGCATCCTGCATCCCgcatcccagccctgcatcccgcatcccagccctgcatcccGCATCCCAATCCTGCATCCCAGCtctgcatcccagccctgcctcctgcatccctgccctgcatcCTGCATCCTGCATCCTGCATCCCTCATCCCAGTCCTGCATCCCTCATCCCAGTCCTGCATCCCGCATCCTgcatcctgcatcccagccctgcatcccgcatcccactcctgcatcccagccctgcatcccgcatccctgccctgcatcctgcatcctgcatccctcatcccagccctgcatcccgcatcccagccctgcatcccaatcctgcatcccagccctgcctcccgcacccccgccccgcactcccgcctccccccccccccccgccgcggcgcaGCACAAAGGCGGGACTACAGCTCCCGGcctgcccggggggggccggtcccgccccgcgccgccgcccgcccccgcccccgcgcgGCCGCAGCCAATcagccgcgccgcccgcccccgcgggccccgccccgcccgccccgcccgtcCCCGCGCGCGGGCGGGGCGCAGCGGCCGCGCTGCCATGAGCGAgcgcccggcggggccgccccgccgccccccgccccgccgcgcccgcggcccccgcccggccccggccccggggatGCCCCGGGGGCAGCGCGGCTgagccgccccgccgcccgccaccgcccgccgccgccgccgcgcccggccccgcccgccgccgccatggccgGTAAGTCCCGCAGCGGCTGCGAGGCGCTGAAGGTGGTGGCCCGGTGCCGGCCCAtgagcaggaaggaggaggcggcgggctACGAGCGCGTCCTGGAGCTGGACGTCAAGCTGGGGCAGGTGAGCATCCGGaacccccgcgccgccccgggcGAGCTGCCCAAGACCTTCACCTTCGACGCCGTCTACGACGCCAGCTCCAAGCAGGCGGACCTCTACGACGAGACGGTCCGGCCGCTGATAGACTCGGTGCTGCAGGGCTTCAACGGCACCATCTTCGCCTACGGCCAGACCGGCACCGGCAAGACCTACACCATGCAGGGGGCCTGGGCGGAGCCGGAGAAGCGGGGCATCATCCCCATCTCCTTCGAGCACATCTTCACCCACATCTCCCGCTCGCAGAACCAGCAGTACCTGGTGAGGGCCTCGTACCTGGAGATCTACCAGGAGGAGATCAGGGACCTCCTCGCCAAGGACCAGAGCAAGAAGCTGGAGCTGAAGGAGAACCCCGAGACGGGGGTGTACATCAAGGACCTCTCCTCCTTCGTGACCAAGAACGTCAAGGAGATCGAGCACGTGATGAACCTGGGGAGCCAGACGCGGTCGGTGGGCAGCACCAACATGAACGAGCACAGCTCCCGCTCCCACGCCATATTCCTCATCACCATCGAGTGCAGCGAGACGGGGCCGGACGGCGAGGAGCACATCCGCGTGGGCAAGCTCAACCTGGTGGACCTGGCCGGCAGCGAGCGCCAGAGCAAAATGGGGGCCCACGGAGAGCGCCCCAAGGAAGCGTCCAAGATCAACCTCTCCCTCTCCGCCTTGGGGAACGTCATCTCCGCCCTCGTGGACGGCAAGAGCACCCACATCCCCTACCGGGACTCCAAGCTGACCCGCCTGCTGCAGGACTCCCTCGGGGGCAACGCCAAGACCATCATGGTGGCCACCTTGGGCCCGGCCTCTCACAGCTACGACGAGAGCCTCTCCACCCTCAGGTTCGCCAACAGGGCCAAGAACATCAAGAACAAGCCCCGGGTGAACGAGGACCCCAAGGACACCTTGCTGCGGGAGTTCCAGGAGGAGATTGTCCGCCTGAAAGCCCAGCTGGAGAAACGCGGCATgctggggaagaagaggagaaggagcagccGGAGGAAGAAAGTGGTGGATGGAGAAAGCGCCACGGAGAACGAAGGGGAGGACGACAACGAGGACGGCCTGGAGAAGAACATGGAGAATTACTTGAAGGAGCAGAAGGAGAggctggaagaggagaaggcGGCCATCCAGGATGACCACAGCCTGGTCAgtgaggagaagcagaagctgctgcaggagaaggagaagatgataGAGGATCTGCGGAAGGAGCAGGAGGCCACGGAGCTGCTGGCCACCAAGTACAAGGTACGTGTCGCCACGCGCCCTCGCGAGCGATGCTGGGGGAAGCCCTGCTTTGCCTCCAGCCCCTCGTGGGGTGCGTGAAGGGGTCCCAAGCAGGGTGCCCGAGCAAGGTCCCCGAGCAGGATGTCCGAGCAAGGTGCCCAAGGGCAGCCCCGTGCTCCCGTGTAGCGGTGGGCTGGGGTCGCCCTCAGACGCGGACCTGCCTGGGGACCTTGTGCGGGAGCTCCTGCGGGTGGGAAGGGCCGTGAGGGAGTGGATCGTTGGTGGCATGAGTTTGCTGTGCTCAGCTCTCGTCCCTCCTCGGCACAACAAAGCATCTtgcagcggggtgggggggggagtgATGCTGCAGATTCGTCCCCCGTGGCCCCGGGAACAcgcccagggctggggctggggacgcGGCACCGCCTGCCCCCCCGGTTCTGCCCCCCGGTTCTGGCCGACCCCACGGCTCCCACGAGCCCGCAGGGCTCCGCTGGGAACGGGCAGGGCTGCGAGCCCGcaggcagggcctggcagctctgcagggacccCTGTCCCCCTTCCCCGCCTCAAATCCTTCCTGGCACCCCCGAGCCGGAGCGGGGCGGGTGGGGGCACGTTACTGGCACCCTCCAGGTGTTGCACGCCACCGGCTCAGGGGTGCTGGGGAACGCGGGGCTGAGCACGAGCGGGGTcgcggcagccccagcccagccccaggcaaCCGTGCTGCGGGTCCGGGGCCGCATCactgtcccccccaccccagccctgtccccggTGAGGCTGGGGGGTCCCGACCCACTCCCACCCACCCGCAGCTGCTGCGGGGCCGGCGTGAGCGCAGGGCTGGGACGACGGTCACGGCAGTGGGGAAGGAGCCCCAGCACCCTGACCTGCCGCGTCACACTCCGGCACAGCCCCTCCGTCACCGTGGTGGCCCGGATGCGGTGGCCGGGCTGGAGACCTGGCACGGAGCCCTCCAGGCGGAGACGTGCCCGGGGTGTCGGTCCCTGCCTGGGAGTTCAGGGGCTGAGCAGGGGGATGCTCTCGTGCTCTCCTCCATGGCCAGAGCCGTGTTTGGTGCAGCCCCAGGGATGCGTGGCCGTGCCCAGGGATGCGTGGCCGTGCCCAGGGATGCATGATCATTCCCAGGGATGCGTGGCCATGCCTGGATGCCTGCACAGAGACCCGCAGGCTCACGCTGGGACATGCCGCCGGAGCGAAGCCGTGGGAGCGACACCGTTCGCTGGCTGGCATGACGGATGTCCCGTGATGGGTGTCCCGGTGGAGCAGGATGCTTGGCGCAGAGGTGGGCTCCCCGCAGCCGTTTCCCCCACCACTGCGGTGGAGTGCAGGTTGTCGCTGGCAGCCGTCCCGCGCGGTCTCCTCGTCCGGCACGGCGCAGCGGGGCTGGCTCGGGGCCACTGCGTGTCCTGTAACTGCTGAGTAACGAGGCAGGACCGGAGGCGAGATGACGCCGCATCCCTTTTGGTGGCCTTTGGAGCCGCTCCCCACGCTGGGACCCTCCAGGCACGGGGGTATGGTACAGTCACACCAGCGAGGTATCGCCCCAGGGGGCAAAAATCCCCCCTGTGCCAGCGATGGAGGGGCAGATCCTGCCATGACGCTCACCCCTCTGGGCACTGCCAGGGGCCTGCGTGGGGGGACGTTGTGGGGGGCACTGGGTGGCTTCCCGGTGCCCGCGGGCGTCTCCGCCACGCAGCGGGACCAGGCAAGGAGCCCCCGGCATGAAAAGAGCCGTGTCCTGCTCATGCGTTTTAACGGCTCCATAGTGACCACGGCAAAGGCAGCCGTAGTGACTGGTGGGACACGGGGTGCCCCACACACACGCGGGTGACGCGCGCTGGACCCCGTCTCCCCGTCGTGCTCATGGACgtcagctctgcctctgccgcctggcacagctggggcCCGGCCCCACCGACCAGCTGGGACGTGGCAGCAGCATCGAGCTCGGAGAGGCGGGGGCCAGCCCGCCCCGGCAGATGTGCACCTTGGCACCCAGATGTGCACCTTGGCGCCCAGATGTGCACCTTGGCggaggggctgtgctgcagcagcaggctgcgggggagcccctgccccggcttgcccagggtgctgggtgcgGCTGCTCCGGACCCCTCGCCCGGCGGCTCTGCCTGGTGCCGAGGCCGGGGTCAGCGGGCGGGAAAGTGCCGGGGAAGTTATTTGGGTGCCGGAAATGAGTTGCCATGAGAGGCTTAGCATTCAATCTGTCCCACGCGCTAAAGAAGATTGGGAGTTGTCTTCGTTAAAGGGAATAAATACTTTGGCGGGGAGAAAACATCAGCGCTAAGAAGCCCCTTAATCCCCCGGCGAAGGCGGTAGCTGGCGGTGAACCGTGCGgggagggctggcagcaccGTGCCCTGGCCAAGCATCGTCCCAGCACCTGCCCGGTCCCCCCcggtcccctccctgctcccacctggTACCGCTGGGGCAGGATGCGCCCCAGCAGGGCCCAGGGGCCACGGGCCAGCACGGCGTGCAACTGGGACCAGCCAAGAACCAGCtttggaggaggaggtgtgAGGGGCGGGGGGCCCCTAgagccccagtgcccccagtccGGCTGCCCCGGGCATGGcatggggctgggcagggggggcTGCCCTTGGGGGTCTCAGCCCGGTGGCTTCCCGGCAAAACGCCCTGCCAGTGGCACCCAACGCAAGGTGGTGGGGCCAGGAGGAAGGATGAATCCCCGGTGTCGGGGGGCGGGAGGGTGCAGCAGAGTCGGGGGGGCTGTGTGCCCCACAGCAGTGAACGGCTGTGAGGGTCTCAGGGGGGCGGGGGAAGGTGGGAAGTGGTGGTATGTGGTGGTATGGTGGGATGTGGCGGTTGTCCCACGGGTGCTGGGGGGGCGCTTGCACACCCCTAAAACCCCACCCTGCGCACTCCCGCAGCCGTCCCGCCGGGAGTGGGGCcgggaaggggagaaaatgggaaaaacgGGAATGGAGTATGGCCCCAGCTAGCTGTCGGTGCGAACGGCGCTCTGCGGTTTGCCTGAGCACCCACCTCTGTGCCCAGGACGGTGCTGGGGTGCGGCCAGGGGACACAGCACCCCCAGAAGAGCCCTGCCCAGGGGTGGCATCGATGAATGCCacgtgtgcccccccccccagcgccAGCGTCCCCCTTGGCGTGGTGTCACGGCCCTCCTGCCTGGGAGGGCCTTGGCGAtggcagcggggggggggggcccaggTGCGGCGGGGAGCAGGGACGGAGCTCCGCATTCGGGGCTCTCAAttcagggggtgcagggggaccCCAGGCATGCATGCCTGTGGGTGAGGGCAGTCACGTGCTGGTGCGGTAGCGGTCAGCGGCTggcagggacaccctggggacggCGGCGGGCGGTGCTGCCGCTGGCGCTGTCTGggagattaatttttaaagccgTGTGTGGTGGCGTTGGGATGTCTGGATCCATCCCCACTCACGCCCCTGAGACGCAGCcgtggggggcagagggtgccCCCCCGCAGTGCCAGCCACACTGTCCCGCTGACACGGTGACGCGGCTACGGGTGTGCATGCACGCTGTGCACGGGTGCACACGCATCTGTGTAGCAGGCTCACATCATGCATGGGTGCGCACAGACACCCGGCGTTTGTACACGCACCGGCACGCGTGTACACGCGTATCCGGCATGTGTGCACAGAGCCGGCACGTGTGTGCGCACCGCTGTGCCTGTGCACACACATGGGCATGCATGCGTGTGCGCCCATGAGCGTACTGATGTGCGTGTGCATGGGGTAGAGGGGAGTGTGCCTGTCTGTGAGCGTAAACATCTGCACGCTTGGGCGTGTGTGTAGAAATGTGCATGTGCATGCGTACGAgtgcgtgtgtgtgcagggGTGTGACTGCGCACAGGCACGTGCATACGTGTGTGCACGTACACGTATGTGCGTGCGGGAGGGCAGCCATGGGACAGGGGAGCCCCTTTCCCCAGGGAGGCAAAGGGAAACGCAGCTGGGGTGGGATGGAATGGGTGGGATGGGACAGGGTGGGATGAGGGGGTCGGGCAGAGCCCCTCCGCCCAGCTCTGCACGGCTCGGCACGGCTTGGCACGGATCAGCATGGCTTGGCCACGGGTGGGCAtccggggccggggccccgctgccagcagctgctgcacatcCGCGGCGTCCCGCGGGCTCGCAGCTGTGCGGAAGGAAGCGGGACCCGAAACAGCCTGGGCTCGGCGCCAGCAGCCCCACGCCACGTCCCTGCGGAGGGGGCACGGCACGCGCAGCCCCCGCTCCAGCCCCCGCCGCTGCGCCCGGCGGCGCTGAGCCGGCCCCAAGCTCGTTGGCATCCAtgcgcagccccctccccattAGCTGGGGATCGAAGCGTGTGTCGCACCGAAAGCTCCCACCTCCCTGAAACCAGGGTGAGGACAGGGTGCCCAGGACGGGGACCAGGGACGGGGTGACCACCTGGTGAGGATGGCCTGGGGCAAACCCCGTGGGGCCGTGCTGtgaccccccaccccgctctgTCCCTCCCAGGCGATGGAGAGCAAGCTGCTCATCGGTGGCAGGACCATCGTGGACCACACGAACGAGCAGCAGAAGATGCTGGAGCTGAAGCGGCAGGAGATAGCCGAGCAGGTAACGGCACGGGGGCCTGACCCGGCTTCGGCGGGCGACAGGGGCGTCCCGGGGGGCCGGTTCCCCCTCCCGGCTCTGAGAGTTTCCCCCTGCGCTGCAGAAACGCCGGGAGCGGGAGATGCAGCAGGAGATGTTGCTGCGGGATGAGGAGACCATGGAGCTGCGGGAGACGTacacctccctgcagcaggaggtggaGATCAAAACCAAGAAGCTGAAGAAGGTGAGAGCGTGGCAGGCGGCGACGACCGTCCCTCCGGCCGCCGGAGCCCCGGGGCTGACCGCAGCCCCCGAGGCGCGGGGCTGAggggctgctcctctcccccagctgtACGCCAAGCTGCAGGCCGTGAAGGCGGAGATCCAGGACCAGCACGACGAGTACATCCGCGTGCGCCAGGACCTGGAGGAGGCGCAGAACGAGCAGACGCGGGAGCTGAAGCTCAAGTAGGTGGTCGTGCGTCCCCCGCGCCTGGGCACAGCTGTGAGGGGTGTGCAGGGCAGAACTGGGGTGcacacagcagagctgggtgctcagagcagagctggggtgctcagagcagagctggggtgcaCGGAGCAAAGCTGGGGTGTGCAGCTGGAGGGAGCGATACGTCTGCTGACAGGGACAACTGAGCGCTTCCTACCCCGTCAGCGGTGGCAGAAGGTGTAAAACATATTTAACTCTCTTGCGCTGGGTGAGTCGCATGCAAGAGTATTAAAAAGTTgctgagaaaggtgaaaaaccagaaaatacacAAGGAGAAacggcagcagagcagcagtgtgGGCTACGGCTGAGCTACGGGACGTGGCGGTGGTGGCTGGAGGTAAGCGTCCCCCGAGGGCACCCGGAGACCTGCTCCGGCCCCAGCGCGGTCCTCGGAGGGAGAGCAGCTTCGGGGGGACGCGGGGtgagccccggccccgcgggggctCCCGGCACGACAGTGGCAGCCGGCAAAGCCGGGCAGCGTTTTCCCTCCAGGAACCTCCcagcaggagatgcagctgCTGGTCCACCGCCTTTCGTGGGTTTGTTTCCACTTCAAACAATCTTAttcagtatctttaaaaaaccccacctatgtatatatatatattttagcaTTTTCAAGATAACATATTTATACTTTTACTAGGAACTAAATTGCGTTTCAAATTTTGCCACCTTTCCCTTCGAACATGActcaaactttttaaaagccGGCAACTCAATGAAGCAACTCAGCGACTCGAAAcaattttctgcagctgctcaaTTTGCCccaaaaaaatggggaaaaaaagattcccTTTGGGGTCCGTTTTGCATCATTGAGCTTccctttatttcctttatttcctgGTTGGGCAGCTGGGGGAGCGGACGGGTGCGGAGAGGAGACGGGGGTCCCTGCCTGGAGGAAGTGTCCTTGCTTGGAGAGTGTCCTTGCTCCTCTCTGATGACCGTCTTCCTCTgcgctccctctcctgcctctctcGCCTCTCTGTCGGCTGGATCTATTGCTTCAACCTCTCCATTTCCGTCGTGTTTCCATCTTCTGGatgttttcccatttccttGTGTCTCCCTCTCTTCCTGACGTCCCTTTCCGACCTGTTTTCTGGCACTTGTCACATTAACTCcttcttctcctgctccttcccacccccttGCTCCCGCCCCGTCTCTCTCTTGGCCGGTCACTCGCTCAGGTACTTGATCATCGAGAACTTCATCCCACCGGAAGAGAAGAACAAGATCATGAACCGCCTGTACTTCGACGGTGAGGAGGACCAGTGGAAGTTCCAGCCGCTGGTGCCCACCGGAGGGTACGTCCCGGGCCCCGAcccaccctctgccccagcgCTGCCGACCTGCAGGCACGAAGCCTCTGCCTGTGGGGCAGGGATGTCCCCGGGGCTGGGCGGGCATCGGGGACCCCGGGATGCTTGCAGGTGTCTACGGGTGGAAATCCTCTCCAAGCCAAGCCCCACCAGCAAGGGCCACCCTTCACTCCCTGTCGATGAGCTCCATTCGTCACTGTTTGGATGCGTTTTGAGCAGGAATTTATGTTCTCCAATAAATGTTCCTctcttaatgtattttttagaaACAGCAACCAAATGAAGAAGCGGCCTACCTCTGCGGTGGGGTACAAGAGACCCATCAGCCAGTACGCCCGCGTGGCCATGGCCATGGGATCTCATCCTCGGTACCGGGTAAGTGAGAGGGCGCTGGTGCGTGCCGGCGGGACAAGAAGTCATTGGATAAATGGGATGGATAaatgggatggagggagggagggagggagggagggagggatggatggatgggtgggtggggggtgggagggtgggtggatggatggtTGGATGGTtggatggatgggtgggtggatggataGAGggttggatggatggatggatggttggatggatggatggttgGATGGATGGGTGGTGGGTcggtgggtgggtggatggatggatagatggtTGGATGGATAGATGGTTGGATGGATAGATGGTTGATGGATGGATGGTTGGATGGATCGATGGTTGGATGGATGGGTGGTGGGTcggtgggtgggtggatggatggatagatggtTGGATGGATAGATGGttgatggatggatggatgaacaGTGGGAGAGAAGATGGAGTAAACAACCTCACGATGATTTGAGATAGGTCAGATCAAGCTCCCAGCTTTATCCTCCCACTTGGCAGGATCAGTGGCCGTGCTCTCAGCCGGTCCTTGAGCTGCTGGCTCACTGGcgctggcagctcctgccatTTGAAAGGACAGGGACATTCAGCTTTGCATGCTGACTCAGCCCCAGGCAAGACCAGAAGAgcctgagcagggcagggagcctCCGCTCCAGTTTGGAGTTTGCCCTGAGGCTGCGGCAGCCAGAGAACGGTCCCACTCCCCGGTGTGCCAGTCAGCTTCTCTCCGCAGTGTGGACTTGCCGGAGCTGGTGCCGTGTTTTGCCACGTGGTGACTCCCCGTGTTGGCCTTCTCTTtgccctgtcctgctgcaggctgagAACATCATGTTCTTGGAGCTGGACCTCTCCCCTCCGGCCATCTTCGAGTTTGAGCGGAGCAGGGACCCGGCAGAGCAGGACCCCCGGGCTCTCCACCTGGAGAGGCTGATGCACCTGGACAGCCTCCTGGAGCGGCCGGCGGCCTCCCGGGTGAGGAAGTCCCGCTCCTGGTGAGTGCTGGCGGCGGGGGGGAtgcggggggctgcggcgtgGCTGGAATGCTGTGTGTGGGGCAGCACATGGGCTTGGAGCGGGCGGAGGAGTCACGGCGGAGCTGTAAGCCCCCTTTTGGGGTTGAAACTGGCCATGAGTTGTTGGGGTGCgatcagattttaaaatacgGCTGACATTGCTTTGGTAATGGTT from Gavia stellata isolate bGavSte3 chromosome 2, bGavSte3.hap2, whole genome shotgun sequence includes these protein-coding regions:
- the KIF3C gene encoding kinesin-like protein KIF3C isoform X2, translating into MAGKSRSGCEALKVVARCRPMSRKEEAAGYERVLELDVKLGQVSIRNPRAAPGELPKTFTFDAVYDASSKQADLYDETVRPLIDSVLQGFNGTIFAYGQTGTGKTYTMQGAWAEPEKRGIIPISFEHIFTHISRSQNQQYLVRASYLEIYQEEIRDLLAKDQSKKLELKENPETGVYIKDLSSFVTKNVKEIEHVMNLGSQTRSVGSTNMNEHSSRSHAIFLITIECSETGPDGEEHIRVGKLNLVDLAGSERQSKMGAHGERPKEASKINLSLSALGNVISALVDGKSTHIPYRDSKLTRLLQDSLGGNAKTIMVATLGPASHSYDESLSTLRFANRAKNIKNKPRVNEDPKDTLLREFQEEIVRLKAQLEKRGMLGKKRRRSSRRKKVVDGESATENEGEDDNEDGLEKNMENYLKEQKERLEEEKAAIQDDHSLVSEEKQKLLQEKEKMIEDLRKEQEATELLATKYKAMESKLLIGGRTIVDHTNEQQKMLELKRQEIAEQKRREREMQQEMLLRDEETMELRETYTSLQQEVEIKTKKLKKLYAKLQAVKAEIQDQHDEYIRVRQDLEEAQNEQTRELKLKYLIIENFIPPEEKNKIMNRLYFDGEEDQWKFQPLVPTGGNQMKKRPTSAVGYKRPISQYARVAMAMGSHPRYRAENIMFLELDLSPPAIFEFERSRDPAEQDPRALHLERLMHLDSLLERPAASRVRKSRSWCQTPRSLPSSTTHVSLTSSSPCTATMPAQE
- the KIF3C gene encoding kinesin-like protein KIF3C isoform X1; its protein translation is MAGKSRSGCEALKVVARCRPMSRKEEAAGYERVLELDVKLGQVSIRNPRAAPGELPKTFTFDAVYDASSKQADLYDETVRPLIDSVLQGFNGTIFAYGQTGTGKTYTMQGAWAEPEKRGIIPISFEHIFTHISRSQNQQYLVRASYLEIYQEEIRDLLAKDQSKKLELKENPETGVYIKDLSSFVTKNVKEIEHVMNLGSQTRSVGSTNMNEHSSRSHAIFLITIECSETGPDGEEHIRVGKLNLVDLAGSERQSKMGAHGERPKEASKINLSLSALGNVISALVDGKSTHIPYRDSKLTRLLQDSLGGNAKTIMVATLGPASHSYDESLSTLRFANRAKNIKNKPRVNEDPKDTLLREFQEEIVRLKAQLEKRGMLGKKRRRSSRRKKVVDGESATENEGEDDNEDGLEKNMENYLKEQKERLEEEKAAIQDDHSLVSEEKQKLLQEKEKMIEDLRKEQEATELLATKYKAMESKLLIGGRTIVDHTNEQQKMLELKRQEIAEQKRREREMQQEMLLRDEETMELRETYTSLQQEVEIKTKKLKKLYAKLQAVKAEIQDQHDEYIRVRQDLEEAQNEQTRELKLKYLIIENFIPPEEKNKIMNRLYFDGEEDQWKFQPLVPTGGNSNQMKKRPTSAVGYKRPISQYARVAMAMGSHPRYRAENIMFLELDLSPPAIFEFERSRDPAEQDPRALHLERLMHLDSLLERPAASRVRKSRSWCQTPRSLPSSTTHVSLTSSSPCTATMPAQE